GCCGGACCTCGCCACGGCAAGCCCCGATCCGCCCCTCACCTGCGGGGCCCTaagcccgctcccctcccgccccagcacagccccgttTTTATTGCGGCCGGCTCGGCGGGGCACCGCACCGGCACACCCGCCCCGGGTGCCTCctccggggccggggccagcagTTACCGAGCGTGCAGCGTGGCAGGCGGCCAGGCGGTGACGCGCCTGTTGCTATGGGATCCACCGCCCCTATAAATAACTGAGGAAAGGAACTTTCCTAAGTCAGAGACTTTAGGACACGGGACCCAGAACCAGATGGTCCGGAGGAGACGCGCCAGCTCCCGCCGCAGCACCCGGAGCGGTGAagccccgccgcgccgcaggAACTGATCCAGCCCAGGTGGGCAGCGCAGCCGGGGGCCGAGCCCAGCGCCAGAGACTGCGGCAGGGTCTGGAGCCCCCCCAACCCCGACGGCGGCAGCTTGATCCTCtgccgggggggccccccctgCCTCGTCTTCTCCTCCCCGCATCCCCCTTTGCTTTCATGCAACGCCTGGTGGCCTGGGACGCAGCATGCCTCCCCATCCAGCCGCCCGCCTTTAAATCCATGGAAGTGGCTAATTTCTATTACGAGGCGGACTGTCTGGCTGCTCTCAACAAGCTGCacccgcgggcggccgggggccgCTCCATGACCGAGCTCACCGTAGGGGACCACGAGAGAGCCATCGACTTTAGCCCCTACCTGGACCCCTTAGCATCCCAGCAGCCGGCGCAGCCGCCTCCTCCCGCTGCAGCAGCAGGGGGCAACTTTGAGCCTCcctgcagcagcggcggcggccaaGATTTCCTTTCCGATCTCTTCGCCGAGGACTATAAAGGCAGCGGCGGGAGCAAGAAGCCCGACTGCACCTACATCAGCCTCGCCCGGCACAGCCACCCCTGCGCCAGCCAGAGCCACAAGCCGGTGGGGCTGCCGGCCTGCTTCCCGCCCCAGATCGTGGAAACCAAAGTGGAGCCGGTCTTCGAGACCCTGGACTCTTGCAAAGGGCCCCGTAAGGAAGaagggggagccgggccgggacCGGGGGGCATGTCCTCACCCTACGGCAGCACCGTGCGCTCCTACCTGGGTTACCAGTCGGTGCCGAGCGGCAGCAGCGGGAACCTGTCCACCTcgtcctcctccagccccccgggcacccccaacCCCTCCGAGTCCTCCAAGtccgccgccggcggcgggggctaCTCCGCCGCCCCGGCGGGCAAGAACAAGCCCAAGAAGTGCGTGGACAAGCACAGCGACGAGTACAAGCTCCGCCGGGAGAGGAACAACATCGCGGTGCGCAAGAGCCGCGACAAAGCGAAAATGCGCAACCTGGAGACGCAGCACAAAGTCTTGGAACTGACGGCCGAGAACGAGCGGCTGCAGAAGAAGGTGGAGCAGCTCTCCCGGGAGCTGAGCACCCTCAGGAACTTGTTCAAACAGCTGCCCGAGCCCCTGCTCGCCTCCTCGCCTCGCTGCTGAcccccggccgggccgcggggcgaGCGGAGCCGccggctccctgccctgctctgcgcTCCTCT
The nucleotide sequence above comes from Calonectris borealis chromosome 17, bCalBor7.hap1.2, whole genome shotgun sequence. Encoded proteins:
- the CEBPB gene encoding CCAAT/enhancer-binding protein beta, whose translation is MQRLVAWDAACLPIQPPAFKSMEVANFYYEADCLAALNKLHPRAAGGRSMTELTVGDHERAIDFSPYLDPLASQQPAQPPPPAAAAGGNFEPPCSSGGGQDFLSDLFAEDYKGSGGSKKPDCTYISLARHSHPCASQSHKPVGLPACFPPQIVETKVEPVFETLDSCKGPRKEEGGAGPGPGGMSSPYGSTVRSYLGYQSVPSGSSGNLSTSSSSSPPGTPNPSESSKSAAGGGGYSAAPAGKNKPKKCVDKHSDEYKLRRERNNIAVRKSRDKAKMRNLETQHKVLELTAENERLQKKVEQLSRELSTLRNLFKQLPEPLLASSPRC